In Scleropages formosus chromosome 10, fSclFor1.1, whole genome shotgun sequence, a single genomic region encodes these proteins:
- the LOC114911695 gene encoding olfactory receptor 52K2-like, translating into MENISAVTSFKLIEYMEMEDQKYLYFIVFLLLYILTLCTNLLLISVIYFEKSLHEPMYIFVGNLAVNGIYRSTILNPFLLSQLMFYSYEISLGLCLAQIYCLHTYAMVEFSILAVMGYDRFIAICHPLHYRIVMSPQKVIGLIALSWMYPFIAFGMYFILTAKLTFCSRIIPEVYCANFLLVRLSCFDTSVHSIVGLVATVFLVVPQLLVVMFSYAQILRVCLLASRDSRFKALQTCTPHLLAFVNYSTGCFFEVIQSRFNMSNFPYGSRMFMSLYILIFPPLLNPTTYGISVQNIRVRILKIFPVKK; encoded by the coding sequence ATGGAAAACATATCAGCAGTGACCTCCTTCAAATTGATAGAATACATGGAAATGGAAGATCAAAAATACCTATACTTCATAGTATTCCTTCTGCTTTACATCCTAACATTATGTACAAACCTACTTCTCATTAGTGTAATTTACTTTGAGAAAAGTCTCCATGAACCCATGTACATCTTTGTAGGCAATCTTGCAGTGAATGGAATCTATCGAAGCACCATATTAAACCCTTTCCTCCTTAGTCAGCTGATGTTTTACTCATATGAAATCTCTCTGGGACTCTGTTTGGCACAGATTTACTGTTTGCACACATATGCTATGGTTGAGTTCTCTATTTTAGCAGTTATGGGCTATGACAGGTTCATTGCAATTTGTCACCCGTTACACTACCGCATTGTCATGTCTCCTCAAAAAGTGATTGGTCTTATTGCCTTGTCCTGGATGTATCCATTTATTGCTTTTGGAATGTATTTTATACTCACAGCTAAGCTTACTTTCTGCAGCAGGATCATACCTGAAGTTTACTGTGCCAATTTTCTATTAGTTCGACTGTCATGTTTTGATACCTCAGTTCATAGTATTGTTGGCCTGGTTGCAACTGTTTTCTTAGTTGTTCCTCAGCTCTTGGTGGTAATGTTTTCCTATGCACAAATACTCAGAGTCTGTCTGCTTGCCTCCAGGGACTCTCGTTTCAAAGCTCTGCAAACATGCACTCCTCACTTACTAGCTTTTGTTAATTATTCTACAGGGTGCTTTTTTGAAGTTATTCAAAGCAGGTTCAACATGAGTAATTTCCCTTATGGGTCTCGTATGTTCATGTCCCTTTATATCTTGATATTTCCTCCTCTGTTAAACCCTACAACATATGGAATAAGTGTTCAAAATATAAGAGTTcggattttaaaaatttttcctgTTAAGAAATAA
- the LOC114911694 gene encoding olfactory receptor 52K2-like: MQNISAVTSFILVAYTEMEKLKYLYFTVFLLLYLLILCLNLLVIGVIYSQKSLHYPMYIFVCNLAVNGIYGSTSLIPYLLYQLMSPSHEISLGLCLAQIYCLHTYGFIEFCILAVMSYDRYIAICRPLHYHMFVSTQNVIGLIVLSWTYPLTAFGLCIILTTKLTFCSRFIPKVYCANFMLVRLSCFDTTVHNAVGLVTVSFFVLFPISMILFSYIQIVRICILASKESRFKALTTCAPHLLAFVNFLVGSIFEIIQSRFEMNYLPYEFRMFISLYFLIFSPLLNPVIYGLSVHNIRVQFLKVFPVTE; encoded by the coding sequence ATGCAGAATATATCAGCTGTGACTTCCTTCATATTGGTAGCAtatacagaaatggaaaaactgaaatatctttatttcactgtattcCTTCTGCTTTACCTCCTAATATTATGTTTGAACCTACTTGTCATTGGTGTGATTTATTCACAGAAAAGTCTGCATTATCCAATGTACATATTTGTGTGTAACCTTGCGGTGAATGGAATTTATGGGAGCACATCCTTAATCCCCTATCTTCTTTATCAGCTGATGTCTCCCTCACATGAAATCTCTCTGGGACTCTGTCTGGCACAGATTTACTGTTTGCACACATATGGATTTATTGAGTTCTGTATATTAGCAGTCATGAGCTATGATAGGTACATTGCAATTTGTCGCCCGTTACACTATCATATGTTCGTGTCTACGCAAAATGTGATTGGTCTGATCGTCTTGTCCTGGACTTATCCCCTTACTGCTTTTGGCCTGTGTATTATACTTACAACTAAACTCACTTTTTGTAGCAGGTTTATTCCTAAAGTTTACTGTGCAAATTTTATGCTAGTTAGATTGTCGTGTTTTGATACTACAGTTCATAATGCTGTTGGCCTGGTCACAgtgagtttttttgttcttttcccaaTCTCAATGATATTGTTTTCCTATATACAAATTGTCAGAATCTGCATTCTCGCCTCGAAAGAATCTCGTTTCAAAGCTCTAACAACTTGCGCTCCTCACCTGTTagcttttgtgaattttttaGTTGGAAGCATTTTTGAAATTATCCAGAGCCGGtttgaaatgaattatttacCTTACGAATTTCGCATGTTCATATCTCTTTATTTCCTAATATTTTCTCCTTTGCTAAACCCTGTAATTTATGGACTGAGTGTTCATAACATACGAGtccaatttttaaaagtttttcctGTCACTGAGTAA